The genomic region CCGGTTCCTCCCCCGTGCAGGCCGATTCGTGCGCTTTCGCGTCCATCCGGTCGTCGAACATGAGGCCGCAGTCCTCGCACTCGTACCACGTCTCCCCGTCGCGCTCTCGTTTCGCGACCATGTGCGAGTGATACCCGCCCAGTCCCTTTGAATCTCACCCGGAGTTTCGAGGCAGCCCCGACCGTCGACCCAGCGCCAGAGGGCAATTCTCAAGTCAGCTCGATGAAAATAATCGGGTATGAGTTCCCAGGCAGGGACCGACCTGGTCATGACGGTTCGAGCCGCCGAGAAGCGCGACGCCGGTCGCGGCGTCGCACGCATCCCCGAATCGGCCCGCAAGGCTCTCGGGGTGCTGAGCGGCGACACCGTCGTCATCGAGGGGTCGCGTCGGAGCGTCGCGAAGGTCTGGCCTGCCGGCCCGGACGTCCCGGATGGCGTGGTACAGATCGACGCCGATACACGGGCGAACGCCGGCGCGAAGGTCGGCGAGAGCGTCACCGTCTCCGCCCGCGAGGTCGAAGACGCCGAGGTCATCCACCTCGCTCCACCGGAGACGCTCAAGCGCGTCCCGACTGGCATCATCCAGCGCGCCATCACCCGCGACCTCGACGGCCGCCCCGTCAGCGTCAACGAACGCATCAGGCTCGAACGCATCTCCTCCACACCGTTCCGCATCGTCTCGACCACCCCTGACTCCCCCGTCCGCATCACGAACGACACCGAGATCGTCGTCGAGGGCGAGTCCTACGACCCCGCAACCCGGGCCCCGGCAGGCACCGACGGCCAGCAGACGGGGAGCTCCGGGTCCGGGCCGCAGTCGCCCCCGCCGGAGAAACCGAGCGGCGTCAGCTACGAGGACATCGGTGGCCTCGACAACGAGCTCGAACTCGTCCGGGAGATGGTCGAACTCCCGCTCTCCGAACCGGAACTGTTCCAGAAGCTCAACATCGACCCGCCCCGCGGCGTCCTCCTCTACGGCCCGCCAGGCACCGGGAAGACGCTCATCGCCAAAGCGGTCGCGAACGAGGTCAACGCCTCGTTCATCAACATCTCCGGCCCGGAGGTGATGTCGAAGTACAAGGGCGAGTCCGAGGAGAAGATTCGCGAGACGTTCGAGCGCGCCCGCAAGGAAGCCCCCGCCATCGTCTTCTTCGACGAGATCGACTCCATCGCGGGCAAGCGCGACGACGAGAGCGACGTGGAGAACCGCGTCGTCGCCCAGTTGCTCTCGCTGATGGACGGTCTGGAGTCCCGCGGCGACGTGGTCGTCATCGGCGCGACCAATCGCGTCGACTCGCTGGACCCGGCGCTTCGCCGTGGCGGGCGGTTCGACCGCGAGATCGAGATCGGCGTCCCCGACGAGGGTGGCCGCCGCGAGATTCTCGACGTGCACACCCGCGGGATGCCACTCGCGGACGACGTGAACCTCGACAAGATCGCCAGCCGGACCCACGGGTTCGTCGGGGCCGACCTCGACAGCGTCGTGAGCGAGGCCGCCATGGTCGCCATCCGTAACCGGCCCGCCGAGGACGAAGAACGCGCGGCGTGGAACCAGAACCCGTCGGTCTCCAGAAGCGACTTCGAGGCAGCACTGGCGTCTGTCGAACCGTCAGCCATGCGCGAGTACATCGCCGAACAGCCCAACGTCGACTTCTCCGACGTGGGTGGCCTCGACGACGCGAAACAGACGCTACGCGAGGCTATCGAGTGGCCGCTGAGCTACGGGCCGCTGTTCGAGGCGGCGAACACCAGCCCGCCCTCCGGCGTCCTCCTCTACGGTCCGCCAGGGACCGGGAAGACGCTGCTCGCCCGGGCTCTCGCCGGCGAATCCGGCGTGAACTTCATCCGGGTCGACGGCCCCGAACTACTGGACCGGTACGTCGGCGAATCTGAGAAAGCCGTCAGGAAGGTGTTCGAGCGCGCCCGGCAGTCCGCCCCCTCCATCATCTTCCTCGACGAACTCGACGCCATCGCGGGCGAGCGCGACGAGGACAGCAACGAGGTGACCGAGCGCGTCGTCTCCCAGCTCCTGACCGAACTCGACGGGCTCGCGGAGAACCCGAACCTCGTCGTCCTCGCCGCGACGAACCGCCGCGAGTTCATCGACCGCGCCCTGCTCCGTCCCGGCCGCCTCGACACCCACATCGAGGTGCCCGAACCGGACGAGGCGGGTCGCCGCAAGATTCTCGAGGTCAAGACCGAGGGCAAGCCCCTCGGGGAGGACGTGGACCTCGACGAGCTCGCAAGCGAGACGGCGGGTTACACCGGCGCAGACGTGGAAGCCCTCGTCAGGGACGCCTCGATGCGTGCCATCCGCGAACTCGCAGACGGGCTCTCGCCGGAAGAAGCGAACGCGAAGACGGACGAACTCATCATCGAGGCACGCCACTTCGAGGCCGCGAAGAAGCGACTGTAGGCCGTCACACGGCACCCGAAATCCCTTGGGGTCTCCCGGTGAACACCTCGCGCATGAGCGACGTCGTCGTCGACCAACTGCCCCCTGACGAAGCGTTCGCACTGGTCTCCCACGAGACGCGGTTCCGGATCCTCGAAGCGCTCAACGAGGCCGACGAACCCCTCCCCTTCGCCCGGCTCCGCGAGCGCGTCGGGACCCGCGACACCGGCCAGTTCAACTACCACCTCGGCAAGCTGACCGACCGGTTCGTCCGGAAGGTCGAAGACGGCGATGGGCACTACCAGTTGACGCCAGCCGGGGAACGGGTCGTCGGCGGAGTGCTCTCCGGTGGCCTGACGAAGACCATGGACGCGGAACCGGTCCCGGTCGACGGCGAGTGCCTGTTGTGTGGCGAGCCGATGCAACTCGCCTTCGAGGTCGACCGCATCCGTATCGACTGTCCCGACTGTGGTGAGCAGTTCACCAACGTCGAGGTCCCGGCAGGCGTGATGGACGGGCGGCCGCGCGAGGAGGCACCGGCGGTCGTCGACCGCTGGCTCAAACGCCACATCCACATCAGCGAGTTCGGTTTCTGTGCGACCTGTGACGGCCCGCTCTCGCGGCGGGTCATCGCCAGGACGGACCCCGACGCCCCCGAGTGGCTGGTCGACAGCGAGGACTGGTCGGTCGCGGTCCAGAACGAGTGTGGACGCTGTGGGAAACAGATGCACAGCGACCTCGGCGCAGGACTGTTGTCTCATCCTGCAATCGTCTCCTTCCTGTACGACCACGATATCGACGTCCGAGAGTGTCCCCTGTGGGACCACGACTGGCTGGCGGTCAAGACCGCGACCATCGAGCAGGAGGACCCGCTCCGCGTCGAACTCTCCGTCCCGCTGGACGAGGAGCGACTCGTGCTCCTGTTGGACCGCGAGCTCGACGTGCTCGAAGAGCGTCGTGAACCGGCCTGAGCTGCTCGCCGACTACGGCGTCAGCGCGACGTACGCGAGAAGGTACCCCGTGATGGCGAACGTCACCGTCGCGAGACTCGTCCCGAGCCCCTGCAGGACCGTCTCGCGGTCGTAGCCCCGTGCGACGACGAGCGACGGCATCGCGCCGACCGCGACGCCGAGGCCGATGGTACCCAGCGCGAAGTGGTAGGCGATGTCCAGCGTTGGCGGCTGGATGACGAGTGCCGCCATC from Haloarchaeobius sp. HME9146 harbors:
- a CDS encoding AAA family ATPase, which translates into the protein MSSQAGTDLVMTVRAAEKRDAGRGVARIPESARKALGVLSGDTVVIEGSRRSVAKVWPAGPDVPDGVVQIDADTRANAGAKVGESVTVSAREVEDAEVIHLAPPETLKRVPTGIIQRAITRDLDGRPVSVNERIRLERISSTPFRIVSTTPDSPVRITNDTEIVVEGESYDPATRAPAGTDGQQTGSSGSGPQSPPPEKPSGVSYEDIGGLDNELELVREMVELPLSEPELFQKLNIDPPRGVLLYGPPGTGKTLIAKAVANEVNASFINISGPEVMSKYKGESEEKIRETFERARKEAPAIVFFDEIDSIAGKRDDESDVENRVVAQLLSLMDGLESRGDVVVIGATNRVDSLDPALRRGGRFDREIEIGVPDEGGRREILDVHTRGMPLADDVNLDKIASRTHGFVGADLDSVVSEAAMVAIRNRPAEDEERAAWNQNPSVSRSDFEAALASVEPSAMREYIAEQPNVDFSDVGGLDDAKQTLREAIEWPLSYGPLFEAANTSPPSGVLLYGPPGTGKTLLARALAGESGVNFIRVDGPELLDRYVGESEKAVRKVFERARQSAPSIIFLDELDAIAGERDEDSNEVTERVVSQLLTELDGLAENPNLVVLAATNRREFIDRALLRPGRLDTHIEVPEPDEAGRRKILEVKTEGKPLGEDVDLDELASETAGYTGADVEALVRDASMRAIRELADGLSPEEANAKTDELIIEARHFEAAKKRL
- a CDS encoding helix-turn-helix domain-containing protein — translated: MSDVVVDQLPPDEAFALVSHETRFRILEALNEADEPLPFARLRERVGTRDTGQFNYHLGKLTDRFVRKVEDGDGHYQLTPAGERVVGGVLSGGLTKTMDAEPVPVDGECLLCGEPMQLAFEVDRIRIDCPDCGEQFTNVEVPAGVMDGRPREEAPAVVDRWLKRHIHISEFGFCATCDGPLSRRVIARTDPDAPEWLVDSEDWSVAVQNECGRCGKQMHSDLGAGLLSHPAIVSFLYDHDIDVRECPLWDHDWLAVKTATIEQEDPLRVELSVPLDEERLVLLLDRELDVLEERREPA